AATCCAGTATTATTGGTTGTTCTGAATCCGTAATAATTGAGAATGGTTCTCTTGTTTTAGGAACATGGCAGGCGATTTTCTTTTGCGAATTTGATGGACCAAGGAGTAGAAAGGTAATTGTAAAAATGATTTGATTGCATAGGAATTTCCTTTTCTTTGACGCATAAGTTTAGAATTGCGAAATGTGTATTTTATCTGTTCTCAGGCAACAAGACTTAAGTTGCAATGACTGAAAGGAATGTAACTTGAGAATTGCAAAATTTGGAATCAGTCGGTTCTCAACCCCAACTTCGTTTAGGGTTAAGTCCAAAGGTAGTAATATTACAGCATCTTTTCCCGTTCTGGAGAACGGGACTCCCCTAAAAATAATCTTGGGTTTGGAATCCGATTCTCCAGAATCGGATGCATAATATTCACAATCTGGAGATTGGGACTCCAAATTATTTCACCTCATCCGGAAATCTATAAGGCATCAGATACAGAATTTCTTCATCGGCATAAAAACCTATGTCTTCAATTACTTTAATTGTATTTTTAATCTCTTCTGGTAAAACCTCAGTTTTCATCCCGGGCAAATCAGCATCAAGTGAAATTGTAAAGCCTGGTTTCGCTTTTGGATAGAGGACAACTTCAACATCTTTATCAATTTTTGCCAACTTTTTCAGCATAATAATACCCTTATCCATTCCACCTAATTCATCCACCAAACCTCTTTCCTTTGCTTGCCTTCCAGTCCAGATTCTACCTTGAGCAATTTCGTGAATCTCTTCTCTCGTCATTCCCCGTCCCTCAGCCACTTTATCTACAAAATCCCAATAGAAACTTTCAATTGCGTTGTTAATCATTTCCGTCTCTTCTTCAGTCATCTTTCTGCTTGTAGCACCGAGGTCAGCATGCTTACCCTTCTTTACTGTTTCTATGTTGATATGAATTTTTTCATATAGTCTTTCCAGATTAACTGACATTCCTATTACTCCAATAGACCCTGTAACAGTGCTTGGTTCTGCTACGATTTTATCTGCTTTACATGCGATATAATATCCTCCGGAACCAGCCACATCAGACATTGACACAACAACAGGCTTTGCAGTTTTGCCACTATCACAAAGAGCGATTTCTCGGCATATAATATCTGAAGCGAGTGCAGAGCCACCTCCGCTGTCTATTCTAAAGATAATGCCTTTTATTGACTTATCTTCTCTGGCTGATTTGATTGCTTTTGCCATCGTCTCAGAACCGATTGATTTACCGTGCTGTCCTTTTCCTGAATGAATAAATCCTGTAGCATAAATAATAGCAATTTTGGATTTATATTCATCACTCCAATCATATCTGAACATATCCCTTTTGTATTTTTTAACAATTTTTGCATTATCAAATTCATCTTTTATTTTATCCTCAAGTTCATCTTCGTATATGATGTCATCTATCAAGCCTGCATTTAAGGCATCTTTTGCAACAAAATACGGTCCATCATCAATTAATTCTTTCACTTTTTCTTTAGATATTCCTCTTCCTTGTGCAATCATAGAAACCATTTCTTCATAGATTCCATTAAGGTAATATTCAAGCATTTCCCTTTCCGCTTCTGTCATCTCGCTTTCAGACAGCATATTTCCTGCAGTTTTATACTGATGACTTCTAAAATTTATTACTCGTATGCCCAGGGTATCTAAAAGTTCTTTGAGATAAGGCATAGGTATAGAGAAACCAGAAAGTCCGACCATTCCAGATGGATTGAGATAAATTTTATCACCGACTGCCGCAGACAGAGCATAATTCATATTTCCAATATTTTCAAAGTAACAGACAATCTTTTTGCCAGCAGATTTGAAATTTAGAAGAGCATCTTTTATCTCTTCATATTTTGCTATGCCACCCTTAATATTACCTGATTTGAAAACTATCCCTTTGATTTTGTTATTTTCTTTGAGTTCTTTAATTGTTTTAAGAATTTCAGCAATTGTATGCCCTTTTGTGGTTACTATTTGAAACGGTCCAATTTTTTGCTTTGGCTTTTGTTCAAGAATTGTGCCTTTTAGTTTGTAGTTGTAAAATTGGTTTGGTTCTTCCTTTTTCAGGAAAGTTCTGAAATTCTTATTTGAAATATTGGCATAACTCAAACCGTGAGCATCATCATTGGGGGTAAAACTTGTACCAAATTTGAATTTGTAAAAGTTTATGCTGAAATTCGCTGAGAAGGTTTCTTCATCAATATTGTAAGAACCACCAAGTTGAATGCCATTAAAAAGTTCAGTTTCTAAGCCCAAAATTGGTTTTCTCCATTCCTTATTTGCATATTGGATATCACAGCTTAAGGACAGTCTATTCCAGAATTTGTTTTTAATAGAGATTGGTCGGAGAGCAAAACCTATTTTGCCATTTCTGTCATCATTTGTTAACTTGCTTCCTACAGCACCCAAAGACAAAAAATCAAATGGTCTATACAACAGAGATAATCTCAAATCTCCTTTTTTGAATTTACTATTTTCCCAGGCATAATCCCAGCCTAAATACATATTTTTTATTCCACAGTTAAAACCGTTTGCAAGAGTATGAATATTAAGTGTATCTCGCATATTTTCATAGCAATATCCAAGATGTTTCATGTTAAGGAATAGAGAGTATTTTTTTTGAAATTTTCCTTCTTCAAAATATTGAGCATAACCCAAGCCACCGGCATTTCCAAATCCAAGAGCGGCTGGACTTACTTTTGTTGCAAGAAAGTTGTCTGTGGTTGCAACAGAAAATGGTGAATAGTCAATACCATTTGCAAATAAACTAAATGGTATTAAGATTAGAAATAAAGCGATGATTTTTTTCATGGTTTTCCTCCAATTTATTTTGTTCAATAAAAAATTAGGTAATTTCAATTTTCCAATTAATAAAGTCACATTTAATATCTTTGCACCATCCAATTGCAGACATAGTATGTTTTACTTTTTTATGATAATTTCCCTTTACATTTTTAGCTGTAGGCTCTTTAATTTTTTTGAACATCTCATTATATTTTTCTTTAAGTATTGTTTTTTCTCTTATAGATAAATTCCTATAAATAGATATAAGCTTTACAGTTTCATCAAATTCATCTTCAGTATAGGCATGTATTACAAAAAGACTAAACTCATCAAAATTTATATATTGGATTTTTTTGAGTAGCTTATAAGTAAATTTAGTTATTTTAAGACCATTGTAAGTATAGTCTAACATAAAGTTTGTATAAAGTTCTTTTATACAGTCTAAATCAGTACAATTTGCAAATTCAGGACCCAATGAGGTTAAAACTAATTGGCTTTTATCAGGTTTTCCATTTTGTTTTATTGGATGAACTGCCAACCCAAATTTTAAAAGATAGTTCTTTTCCTGTCGTATAAAAATATCTCTAACATCCATTACTTGTCTGTCTCGTATAAATTTTTCGGAAGTTATTTCTAATATTTCCTTCAAATCTTTGCTACCTTTTGAGATATCTATACTACCACTTTTATTCTTAATAATTTTAACTATATCAAATATGCGACTAATTAAATCATCAGAAATATAACCTTGGTCAGGAATAATATACCACCCTCTCCATAAACTTCCGATGACACCTTTTTCTTTGATACTTTTATCTATTTCAATCCAGCTTTTTATTAAACAATATTTTAAAATTCAATTTTGCCTGTTTTTTCATTTACATGAAAACCGTTATCTAATCTTTTAAATATTTTTTCATCTTTATTAGTAAATTTTTCTTTAGGGATATTTTCTAGTAATTCTTTATAGTCTGTAGAATAATTTTGATAAGCCCAAAAATTCAAATCACTAAAGTTCTTACAGTTGTTTAAATCAAGCCAAGTAAAACAATTGTAAAATCTATTTATTTTCATATAGTTATATTCACCACGTTTTAATAGATTTTTTACTTTTTCAAAATCCATAATTATAGGTATTCAATAATATTATCATTCCAAGAATATTTAGTAAATTTTGAAAAGTCTTGAAAAAATGTTTTTCCCATCTCAAACATATTTAAAATTCTGTTAAAACTCCAAACCTCTGTCCAAGATTTGATTTCAGAGTTATACATGAATAATTTTCTAATTCTTTCAACTTTATTAATTCCAGTAACAATGATTACCTTTCTAGCGCCTAATTGCTTGGCTAATTTTAGGGAGTCCTTATCTTTCTCAACTACCCCCTTATGACAAACTTCAATTGCCATATATAAATCTTTTCCTTTATACCATAAGCAATCAACTTTATAAGGGAATTGCTCAAAACCGATGGGCTTTCCCTCAGTAATTACTTTGAAGCCCTGCCATTCTCCAAGATTTCTTAGCATATCAATTGTAGCGGAATGTAAATTTTTTGAATTTATATTGTTTTCTTTAGCTATGATTTTCCATCTTTGATTTTCTGTTTGTACCTCAACATCAGAATGAAAAACTATTTTTTCTGAATAGAACTTCTTAAGACTCTGTGTGTCAGTTAGTAAATAATCATAACGATTAAAATGTTCTGTAATGTTGTATATACCAAAAAGTCTTAACTGCCAAATTCCATTTCTTTTTCTAATAATTGGTTTCCATTGCTTGAAAGTTCCATGATTAGTAGCCTCAGCATCGGTTAAGATTTCAATCAGAAATGACATTGGAATTATAAAAACTTGTTCCTCATTATCACAAATAAATAATTGATAGAAATTCCTATTAGTATTGTATATATTCTTTAGCTGATGCACTTCTATACCAAAAAAATATTCATTTCTATTATTTAAACTTGCATATATTAATTCAATTAGAGCTTCCTTTTCATTTAGTTGATATACATTTCTTCCTAAAAAATTCATTTGTGATACTGATATATTAAAATTTTTAATTTTATTTAAGATCTTGTTCTTAGTTTCATTGATAATTTCTTTTTGTTTTCTTTGATATTGCATCTTGACCCCAAAAATTATATTAACTCATAAGT
This is a stretch of genomic DNA from Candidatus Cloacimonadota bacterium. It encodes these proteins:
- a CDS encoding YjbQ family protein → SSIIGCSESVIIENGSLVLGTWQAIFFCEFDGPRSRKVIVKMI
- the sppA gene encoding signal peptide peptidase SppA, whose translation is MKKIIALFLILIPFSLFANGIDYSPFSVATTDNFLATKVSPAALGFGNAGGLGYAQYFEEGKFQKKYSLFLNMKHLGYCYENMRDTLNIHTLANGFNCGIKNMYLGWDYAWENSKFKKGDLRLSLLYRPFDFLSLGAVGSKLTNDDRNGKIGFALRPISIKNKFWNRLSLSCDIQYANKEWRKPILGLETELFNGIQLGGSYNIDEETFSANFSINFYKFKFGTSFTPNDDAHGLSYANISNKNFRTFLKKEEPNQFYNYKLKGTILEQKPKQKIGPFQIVTTKGHTIAEILKTIKELKENNKIKGIVFKSGNIKGGIAKYEEIKDALLNFKSAGKKIVCYFENIGNMNYALSAAVGDKIYLNPSGMVGLSGFSIPMPYLKELLDTLGIRVINFRSHQYKTAGNMLSESEMTEAEREMLEYYLNGIYEEMVSMIAQGRGISKEKVKELIDDGPYFVAKDALNAGLIDDIIYEDELEDKIKDEFDNAKIVKKYKRDMFRYDWSDEYKSKIAIIYATGFIHSGKGQHGKSIGSETMAKAIKSAREDKSIKGIIFRIDSGGGSALASDIICREIALCDSGKTAKPVVVSMSDVAGSGGYYIACKADKIVAEPSTVTGSIGVIGMSVNLERLYEKIHINIETVKKGKHADLGATSRKMTEEETEMINNAIESFYWDFVDKVAEGRGMTREEIHEIAQGRIWTGRQAKERGLVDELGGMDKGIIMLKKLAKIDKDVEVVLYPKAKPGFTISLDADLPGMKTEVLPEEIKNTIKVIEDIGFYADEEILYLMPYRFPDEVK